A genomic region of Zea mays cultivar B73 chromosome 6, Zm-B73-REFERENCE-NAM-5.0, whole genome shotgun sequence contains the following coding sequences:
- the LOC100272657 gene encoding uncharacterized protein LOC100272657: MELEEAVPPAAMVGEDNAAAPTQDFGLPAELIAVLPSDPFAQLDVARKITSIALSHRLGLLEAEAARLRSQLAERDAEAEDLREHVEQLDAALAVATGRLRHAEEEKDALQRDNSELSNTVRKLNRDVAKLEVFKKTLVQSLQEDDSSDNTAPRERAAAASNFSSAPSDEDSAFSTSKSSQVSETASSVSEENNQVDPDAPRRPPRPHVFLQSYNSTPRMTPPDSPPRRFASVSPPRRHSISVTSMNMFNDRSSGFSGQHSSPFDAPSQTGRTRVDGKEFFRQVRNRLSYEQFGAFLANVKELNAHRQTREDTLRQAYEIFGPENKDLFTIFEGLISRNIR; the protein is encoded by the exons ATGGAACTGGAGGAGGCGGTGCCGCCGGCCGCGATGGTGGGGGAGGACAACGCGGCGGCGCCGACCCAAGACTTTGGGCTCCCCGCTGAGCTGATAGCCGTGCTGCCATCGGACCCGTTCGCTCAGCTGGACGTAGCGCGCAAGATCACCTCCATCGCGCTCTCGCACCGCCTCGGCCTCCTCGAGGCCGAAGCAGCGCGCCTGCGCTCGCAGCTCGCCGAACGCGACGCCGAGGCCGAGGACCTCCGGGAGCACGTCGAGCAGCTCGACGCCGCGCTCGCCGTCGCCACCGGCCGCCTCCGCCACGCCGAGGAGGAAAAG GACGCACTGCAGCGGGACAACTCTGAGCTGTCCAACACCGTTAGGAAGTTGAACAGAGATGTCGCCAAG TTGGAAGTTTTCAAGAAGACACTTGTGCAGTCACTCCAGGAAGATGACAGCAGTGAT AATACTGCTCCCAGGGAAAGAGCTGCAGCAGCTTCAAATTTCTCCTCTGCACCATCAG ATGAAGATTCTGCATTTTCGACTTCCAAATCATCACAGGTTTCAGAAACCGCAAGTTCAGTTTCAGAGGAAAATAACCAAGTTGACCCAGATG CACCTAGGCGGCCACCCCGGCCACATGTATTTTTGCAATCATACAACAGCACACCGAGGATGACTCCCCCAGACTCACCTCCAAGGCGTTTTGCATCGGTATCACCGCCAAGGCGACATTCAATCTCTGTTACATCGATGAATATGTTTAATGACAGGTCCTCAGGCTTTTCTGGTCAGCATAGCTCTCCATTTGACGCTCCAAGTCAAACAG GACGAACAAGAGTTGATGGAAAGGAGTTCTTTCGTCAGGTCAG AAATAGATTATCTTATGAGCAGTTTGGTGCATTCctggctaatgtgaaggagctgaACGCACATAGGCAGACCAGAGAG GATACCTTAAGACAAGCTTATGAGATCTTCGGTCCTGAAAACAAGGACCTGTTCACCATTTTTGAGGGCCTAATAAGTCGCAATATTCGCTAG